From one Mytilus edulis chromosome 1, xbMytEdul2.2, whole genome shotgun sequence genomic stretch:
- the LOC139483669 gene encoding uncharacterized protein, with protein sequence MASNIIKEDVQLPKDYQNCLAFVLYNVVTKEECEEYINIAEKKGFEAALLNAGGDRQVLVTDVRNSSRCIWDTKEEVDKIWKRIKEYVPDVWCHREVMGLNERLRILRYDPGEYFRPHCDGMYKRDNGETSYVTVQIYLNEGFKGGSTTFIGDHSDERVEVVPKTGSVLVFEHDHPILHEGSELIAGRKYAIRTDVMYSSKISKSKKATDSETTASESDT encoded by the exons ATGGCTTCAAATATTATAAAAGAAGATGTACAGCTGCCAAAAGACTATCAAAATTGTCTGGCATTTGTTTTGTACAACGTTGTCACGAAAGAG gAATGCGAAGAATACATAAACATTGCAGAGAAAAAAGGTTTTGAAGCTGCACTTCTTAATGCCGGAGGAGATAG ACAAGTATTAGTCACAGATGTAAGAAATAGTTCAAGGTGTATATGGGATACCAAAGAAGAGGTTGATAAGATATGGAAAAGAATCAAAGAATATGTTCCTGATGTATGGTGTCACAGAGAGGTGATGGGATTGAATGAAAG ATTAAGGATTCTTAGATATGATCCAGGCGAATATTTCAGACCGCATTGTGATGGCATGTATAAACGGGATAATGGAGAGACAAGTTATGTGACTGTCCAGATATATCTAAACGAA GGTTTTAAAGGTGGAAGTACCACATTTATAGGAGATCATTCAGATGAACGAGTTGAAGTTGTACCAAAAACAG gcTCCGTCCTGGTTTTTGAACATGATCATCCTATACTACATGAAGGATCTGAACTTATTGCCGGAAGAAAATATGCAATAAGGACTGATGTGATGTATTCATCTAAAATATCAAAGTCAAAGAAGGCAACGGATTCAGAGACAACCGCAAGCGAATCAGACACTTAG